From the Saccharomonospora marina XMU15 genome, the window CCGTCGTGCACAACGAGCAACGGCGCGTCCTCAGACGGCCTCGGAAGCTCGACAGGTGACAGCCGCCGGATCTGCACCAGTGGTGAAGGTTGGCCGTTGCGCTGGGTACCCGCAGCCTGCGACAACACATGCCACGCCGTTGGCCTACCCGTCGCGACGACTACCCACGCCCCTACCGCCATCGCGCGCAACGCGACCTGCCTGGCGAGGTACAACCCGCCGACGAGCACGATCCTGGTCGGCGTCGATCGTAGGGCCGAGACAGTCAGCGGCTCACCCTGCAGCCCCGACCCCAGCACGATGCCGCCCCGGTCGCCGGACGGGCTGATGGCGTCGAGCAGCGCGGGGTCAACGACGAATTCCGCCGCCACCCCGGCGCCGTTGTTGGCATCGTGAACGCGGGCGGTCACGCCGTGCCTCCCATCGGAAGAGTCGCGGAGAACCCAGCCATCTGCAGTCCACGCAGCGGCGTCAGTGCAACCCCGAGACGGCCGGAAATGCTCGTCAGCCGCTGGTCCGCTGCCTCGAGCTCACGGGGGTTGCGGGCGCTGACCCGAACAACACCGCGTAGAGCGATCTTGTCGTCCTCCTGTGCGGGCGAGATTGCCATGGCCACCGTCGCGGAAAGGGCGCGCACACTCGTGAGCGCGTTGAGGTTGCTACTGACCTTGCCCTTGGGCCAGCCCGTGATCGCGTAGCTGGCGTGCCCGATTCCCGCGGCTGTCACACCGGTCCAGCGCTCGCGCAGCCTGACGCGCGTGTCGGATCCGGCGACACCGGTGAGTTCGGCGGCGGAGATCCCCGCTCGCAGCAGTTCGTCGGGATTGAGGGGACGGGTGGGTACGCCTCGCGATTCCAGCGCGTTGCGTACCCGTGAGAGCGCACCGATCAGTGCCCGATGGGAGCCGACCACGCCACCACCACGTTCTTGTATCGCTGCAGGACACCGCTTCGGGTCGAGTCGGATGGAGACCCATGTCGTGCGGCGAGCCGCAGCCGGAAGTGGCCCGAGCACCTCCATGTAAGAACTCAGCGCGGGTGAGTCGGCAGGCAGGGCGGCACTGCCCGGGTAGCAGTGCCACGTCAGTTGTATGGAGTCGAGGACCACACCGCGGTCTTCGAGGCACGGCGCCAAGGCCGACAGTGGCAGGCCAGGGGCTCCGCCTGCCTGTGTGATCAGTGCCGGCGTCGGCTCCACGAGGAGCACGGCGGTCCACATTCCGTCGTGCCAGGCAAGTGCCACATCCTGGTGCTCGTGATCCTTGCCGTACGCCACCACAAGATCCGGCACAGCGAGCCGGAGAAGGCTTACTCGCGCGTCGTCGGGGCCGATGACGTTCTGTTCGGCAGCCTCGGTAGCGAGCTTCTCCACCGTGGGCGGTGGCGGTGTGACTTCCCGGTCGTGAGAGCGGAGGGTGTAGCGCGCGGTTAACCCGGCCCACTGGGTGAACCACTGACCGCCCCAACGGAGCAGAGCCAGAATCAGCGCGACTGCGACCACCGCTATCGCGACGTACAGCAGGGAGTCGTTGAGAGCCAGAAGGAGCAGGGCGATAGCCAGCCCGACTTCCAGCAGCACCACATTGGCAACCGGCAGCGGACCGAAACTCGCGCCAAGCGTCCTTCGCCGTGCAGGCGGTGCCATACGGGCCGGTGGGCTGGAGCCGTTCGGCTGAGGGGGTTGGGGCCCGGGTGGTGGCCCTGGCGGTCCACCAGGACCGCCAGGCCCCCCAGGACCCCCCGGTCCGTGCGGTCCGCGTGGACCTTGCGGGCCACGTGGGACCGCAGGGCCCCGACTGGGCCCGCCAGGCCCGTCTGGTCGCTGTCGAGGAC encodes:
- the eccE gene encoding type VII secretion protein EccE; this translates as MAPPARRRTLGASFGPLPVANVVLLEVGLAIALLLLALNDSLLYVAIAVVAVALILALLRWGGQWFTQWAGLTARYTLRSHDREVTPPPPTVEKLATEAAEQNVIGPDDARVSLLRLAVPDLVVAYGKDHEHQDVALAWHDGMWTAVLLVEPTPALITQAGGAPGLPLSALAPCLEDRGVVLDSIQLTWHCYPGSAALPADSPALSSYMEVLGPLPAAARRTTWVSIRLDPKRCPAAIQERGGGVVGSHRALIGALSRVRNALESRGVPTRPLNPDELLRAGISAAELTGVAGSDTRVRLRERWTGVTAAGIGHASYAITGWPKGKVSSNLNALTSVRALSATVAMAISPAQEDDKIALRGVVRVSARNPRELEAADQRLTSISGRLGVALTPLRGLQMAGFSATLPMGGTA